In Methanocalculus natronophilus, one genomic interval encodes:
- a CDS encoding nucleotidyl transferase AbiEii/AbiGii toxin family protein: MALKGGTGIRKVYIEQYRFSDDLDFTFLEPFERNEIATAVSNAVHWVSEECGIRFEDDIGLINTKTGYRATARFRILSGSALSPIKIDFDLTRMDYEEVLLPVQRRDIFHPYSDNPEAIFSSYSLEEIMAEKIRSIFQRVRPRDIYDIWQLAERVRSEDVMAILQRKCKARGIVLDADILHNKEEKFRSAWNNSLRHQMKQIPDFSAAFETTLLKLEEYSHEDVVNNQLAEM; the protein is encoded by the coding sequence ATGGCTCTCAAGGGTGGAACCGGTATCAGAAAAGTGTATATCGAACAGTATCGGTTTTCAGATGATCTCGATTTCACCTTCCTTGAACCATTTGAGAGGAATGAAATTGCAACCGCAGTTTCTAATGCGGTTCATTGGGTCTCTGAAGAGTGTGGCATTCGTTTTGAGGATGATATCGGGCTGATCAATACAAAAACCGGATATAGGGCTACAGCCAGGTTTCGCATTCTATCAGGAAGTGCACTCTCGCCGATAAAGATCGATTTTGATCTGACACGCATGGACTATGAAGAGGTATTACTCCCTGTTCAGAGAAGAGATATCTTCCATCCGTATTCTGATAATCCGGAGGCTATTTTTTCCTCCTACAGTCTGGAAGAGATAATGGCTGAGAAGATCCGCTCAATCTTTCAACGTGTTCGGCCGAGGGATATTTATGATATCTGGCAACTGGCTGAACGTGTGCGTTCAGAAGATGTAATGGCAATTCTTCAAAGAAAGTGTAAAGCCAGGGGCATAGTTTTAGATGCAGACATCTTGCACAATAAAGAAGAAAAGTTCAGATCAGCATGGAACAACTCATTGCGGCATCAGATGAAACAAATCCCTGACTTCAGTGCCGCATTTGAAACAACTCTTCTGAAGCTTGAAGAGTATTCTCATGAAGACGTGGTCAATAACCAGCTGGCCGAGATGTGA